One segment of Vibrio mimicus DNA contains the following:
- a CDS encoding putative bifunctional diguanylate cyclase/phosphodiesterase, with protein MTKFRKIHSLAFKQAKSVFLVSVLLGLFFSVYHTLSDLHQEQSKVQEHYNFKLSQSYENASQAAYHLNNLLAEQVAETLMQDPGVFKVEIVDDFGDLMTRQEREISKQSVLVSVLANYLTPSISMFSAELHQPNSNEVVGKLSFYIDGSSIAKAFIAKTTRIILFDLLRNTLLTTILLIFFYQKLSRPITMLIGWVNSLNDAQRSPLPPRLTQDDELSELASTFQSVWKSKELAESKLNQLAYYDSLTGLANRSLLLQKISDAITTAQHSHTSGALFYLDLDRFKTINDSLGHTIGDQLIKAVAMRMEAWANHDYLSARIGGDEFAVLIPSLAPHKAEEVAKQLLTLISNPYTVDDHQLYCTVSIGISIFPSVGISNIDVLRQADTALYRAKASGRNKFMFYEPEMQAQVESFLEIEKGLHEALNQHQLELYYQPQVDEQHHIIGVEALIRWNHPKRGLLPPGVFMPIAEETGQILPIGNWIIEQACYQYAQWLKLGILPAHFRRLAINISPLQFAQDSFIEQINHALYQAGITGERIELEITESLLLENVESAIQKMAQLKESQISISIDDFGTGYSSLRYLKHLAVDVLKIDRSFVNQLHQDDNDQAIVDAILAIARKLNLEVIAEGVEDTSELAALKQLGCHQFQGYLFDKPLRAEEITQRFINNSYRKIQSAPLPSDSLQK; from the coding sequence ATGACCAAATTTCGAAAGATTCATTCACTTGCCTTTAAGCAAGCCAAAAGTGTTTTTTTAGTCTCGGTTTTATTGGGGCTCTTTTTTAGTGTGTATCACACTTTGTCTGACTTACATCAAGAGCAGAGCAAGGTTCAAGAACACTATAACTTTAAGTTGTCACAAAGTTATGAAAATGCCAGTCAGGCGGCTTATCATCTCAATAATCTCCTCGCAGAGCAGGTTGCCGAAACCTTGATGCAGGATCCCGGTGTTTTCAAAGTTGAGATTGTGGATGATTTTGGGGACTTGATGACTCGTCAAGAACGGGAGATCAGCAAACAGAGTGTGTTGGTCAGTGTGCTTGCTAACTATCTTACTCCCTCCATATCCATGTTCAGCGCAGAGTTACATCAACCCAATTCAAATGAGGTGGTAGGCAAACTGAGTTTTTACATTGATGGATCTTCAATTGCCAAGGCGTTTATCGCCAAAACCACCCGTATCATCTTATTTGACCTTTTGCGCAATACCTTACTGACCACCATTTTGCTGATCTTCTTCTATCAAAAGCTCTCTCGTCCCATCACTATGTTGATCGGCTGGGTGAATTCATTAAACGATGCGCAACGCTCCCCTCTACCACCAAGGCTTACTCAAGATGATGAACTGAGCGAGCTCGCCTCCACTTTTCAATCGGTGTGGAAAAGTAAAGAGTTAGCAGAATCTAAACTCAATCAGCTCGCCTATTACGACAGTTTGACTGGGCTTGCCAATCGCAGCTTGCTACTGCAAAAGATCAGTGATGCTATCACCACAGCACAACATTCACATACCAGTGGCGCACTGTTCTATCTTGACCTAGATCGCTTCAAAACCATTAATGATTCACTCGGCCATACCATTGGCGATCAATTGATAAAAGCCGTGGCGATGCGGATGGAGGCGTGGGCAAACCATGACTATCTCTCGGCACGCATTGGAGGCGATGAATTTGCAGTGCTGATCCCATCACTCGCACCGCATAAAGCCGAGGAAGTGGCCAAGCAGCTGCTTACCCTGATTTCAAATCCCTATACTGTGGATGATCACCAACTGTACTGCACCGTCAGTATAGGAATTTCGATTTTTCCTTCTGTCGGGATCAGTAATATTGATGTGTTGCGCCAAGCGGATACTGCTCTCTATCGCGCCAAAGCCAGTGGGCGTAATAAATTCATGTTCTATGAACCTGAAATGCAGGCGCAAGTCGAATCTTTCTTAGAGATAGAGAAAGGATTACATGAAGCGCTTAACCAACATCAGCTAGAACTTTATTACCAACCTCAAGTGGATGAACAACACCATATCATTGGCGTTGAAGCACTGATCCGTTGGAATCATCCCAAACGTGGACTGCTTCCCCCCGGCGTTTTCATGCCAATCGCCGAAGAGACAGGACAGATTTTACCCATTGGAAATTGGATTATTGAGCAAGCTTGCTATCAATATGCTCAGTGGTTAAAGCTAGGTATTTTACCCGCACATTTTCGACGTTTAGCCATCAATATCAGCCCATTACAATTTGCTCAAGACTCTTTTATTGAACAAATCAATCATGCACTGTACCAAGCGGGGATCACTGGAGAACGAATAGAGTTAGAGATCACGGAAAGTCTGCTGCTTGAGAATGTAGAAAGTGCAATTCAAAAAATGGCTCAATTGAAAGAGAGCCAAATCAGTATCTCAATCGATGATTTCGGCACCGGTTACTCATCATTGCGCTATCTTAAGCATCTTGCTGTAGATGTACTGAAAATCGACCGTTCTTTCGTTAATCAACTGCATCAGGATGACAATGATCAAGCGATTGTCGATGCTATTTTGGCGATTGCTCGAAAACTCAACTTGGAAGTGATCGCGGAAGGGGTGGAAGATACCTCAGAGCTTGCAGCACTCAAACAATTAGGTTGCCACCAGTTTCAAGGCTATCTGTTTGACAAACCGTTGCGTGCAGAAGAAATCACACAGCGCTTTATCAACAACAGTTACCGGAAAATTCAGAGCGCCCCCCTCCCCTCGGATAGCTTACAAAAATAG
- the rimI gene encoding ribosomal protein S18-alanine N-acetyltransferase, which translates to MSSLFTTMQSEHLDAVWRIERAAHSHPWAESLVRDLNSRGACHQVMLVDQQVVGYFYAQNIVGEVTLLNIAIDPARQGQGYGKQLLEHFIGMCEQQRAESAWLEVRESNLRAFHLYQDAGFNEIDRRINYYPAANGKNEDAIIMSYLFL; encoded by the coding sequence ATGAGTTCATTATTTACGACTATGCAATCTGAGCATTTGGATGCGGTATGGCGCATCGAGCGTGCCGCACATTCTCATCCTTGGGCTGAGTCTTTGGTGCGAGATCTTAATAGCCGTGGGGCTTGCCATCAGGTGATGTTGGTGGATCAGCAGGTGGTGGGGTATTTCTACGCGCAGAATATTGTCGGTGAAGTGACTTTGCTGAATATAGCCATTGATCCAGCAAGGCAGGGCCAAGGTTACGGAAAGCAATTGCTCGAGCATTTTATTGGTATGTGTGAGCAGCAAAGAGCAGAGAGTGCTTGGTTAGAGGTGCGTGAAAGTAATCTGCGTGCGTTTCATCTTTACCAAGATGCGGGCTTTAATGAAATTGATCGTCGTATCAATTATTACCCTGCTGCCAATGGCAAAAATGAAGATGCCATTATTATGAGCTATCTATTTTTGTAA
- a CDS encoding DNA polymerase III subunit psi: MLSSSHYLSAMGIQQWELIHPERLAGFEPAKQSLAQDCRLLLVASEPPQGSEILFLERILKSFQLELAMVRSITPSQLNNLAYDGLEWIWFAGCDPQSHHAQKQLHSPRLAEIDGHTQYRRDLWQQICAYQGSAS, from the coding sequence ATGCTTTCTTCTTCACATTATTTGTCGGCGATGGGTATCCAACAATGGGAATTGATCCATCCAGAGCGATTGGCTGGGTTTGAACCTGCTAAACAATCTCTTGCCCAAGATTGTCGACTTTTGCTCGTGGCGAGTGAGCCACCCCAAGGCTCTGAAATCTTGTTTCTGGAGAGGATCCTCAAAAGCTTTCAGCTTGAATTGGCGATGGTTCGCTCTATCACTCCATCGCAACTCAATAATTTAGCTTACGACGGGTTAGAGTGGATTTGGTTTGCTGGGTGTGATCCCCAATCTCATCATGCTCAAAAACAACTCCATTCACCGCGTTTGGCTGAAATTGATGGTCATACTCAATACCGCCGCGACCTGTGGCAACAGATCTGTGCTTATCAAGGAAGTGCGTCATGA
- a CDS encoding GNAT family N-acetyltransferase, translated as MLIRTEAPADILAVDALLKSVFPTEAEANLVMALRENGRRTLSLVACDDEGEIVGHVMFSPVTLEGEDLNWQGLAPLSVKEEYRRQGIAAELVKEGLSSLGELGYPACVVLGDPAYYSRFGFEDAAQYQLNCVWDVPQGAFRVVALWERELDGRRGLIEFSPEFSVF; from the coding sequence ATGCTTATTCGAACTGAAGCACCGGCCGATATTTTGGCCGTTGATGCACTGTTGAAATCGGTTTTCCCGACAGAGGCCGAAGCCAATTTAGTGATGGCGTTACGTGAAAATGGACGGCGAACTTTGTCACTGGTGGCCTGTGATGATGAAGGGGAAATCGTCGGGCATGTGATGTTCAGTCCTGTAACCTTGGAAGGTGAAGATTTAAATTGGCAAGGTTTAGCGCCGTTGTCGGTAAAAGAAGAATACCGCCGCCAAGGTATTGCAGCTGAGTTGGTGAAAGAAGGCTTAAGTTCTTTAGGTGAACTAGGTTATCCAGCTTGTGTGGTGCTTGGCGATCCTGCGTATTACTCGCGTTTTGGTTTTGAAGATGCGGCGCAATATCAGCTCAATTGTGTTTGGGATGTGCCGCAAGGTGCTTTCCGTGTTGTTGCTTTATGGGAAAGAGAGCTTGATGGTCGGCGTGGTCTTATCGAGTTCAGCCCTGAATTTTCGGTGTTCTAA
- the ubiT gene encoding ubiquinone anaerobic biosynthesis accessory factor UbiT: protein MLNKIRTQLVLNAASILRSPIHLLPQNVQKKALLDAMGLVFREALQDGDFEFLEEKWLKVEVKDMSLCWFISYQNEKLVVADAPVREDVSFSGNLNDLVLIAGRKEDPDTLFFQRRLSIEGDTELGLEVKNLMDSVDLQQLPKPLQILLHQLADFVHKGMQAPNSSQEVINAYSN, encoded by the coding sequence GTGTTAAACAAGATTCGCACTCAACTGGTTCTGAACGCAGCTTCAATTTTGCGATCTCCAATCCACTTATTACCCCAAAACGTTCAAAAAAAAGCCTTGCTTGATGCAATGGGTTTGGTATTCCGCGAAGCCTTGCAGGACGGGGACTTTGAGTTTCTCGAAGAGAAATGGCTCAAAGTTGAAGTGAAGGATATGAGCTTATGTTGGTTTATTAGCTATCAAAACGAGAAATTAGTGGTGGCGGATGCTCCTGTTCGAGAAGATGTTAGCTTTAGCGGTAATTTGAATGATTTGGTGCTGATTGCTGGCCGTAAAGAAGATCCTGACACGCTGTTTTTCCAACGTCGTTTATCGATCGAAGGGGATACTGAGCTCGGTTTAGAGGTTAAAAACCTGATGGATAGCGTGGATCTGCAACAATTACCCAAACCTTTACAGATTTTGCTTCACCAGTTGGCGGATTTTGTGCATAAAGGGATGCAAGCGCCAAACTCATCTCAAGAGGTTATTAATGCTTATTCGAACTGA
- a CDS encoding bifunctional diguanylate cyclase/phosphodiesterase, whose product MPAQTSSQLTHWFAKITSHSPFFFAILNDQHNYVMVNERYCDIAGLSSEEMVGMSDSQVLGEHFYRHLKPFYDRAFKNEHIESELTLSEIDLETSLHFSLSPILMNDQVQCVVFHAIDTSEKQILVRSLEESENKYALLTTLLPDGLMMVENDCIISANPSAARLLGFENSQKLLGENFSRLFIDEKTKTVFSSQLASLLTEKPLVCLTGPRCGFERKVQLHAGSTLMLGNQSQLILLQDADEAPKQLSATTQVDAHIDNLTGLYNRHGFTKRLEQCIQNETPLVLLYLDIDNFKNINDSLGHHIGDKVIKEVAARLKRLLPQQAILGHLGGDEFGLILPEPEHNRSAEMLADRIISLINQPFDLHHFSKRLACSIGSVRYPGDGNDARVLLQNADTAMYEAKERGRNRLIKFNDQMNKEARMRLWLEIELQKALQQNGLEVWYQPKVNARDFSINGAEALVRWKHPVEGYISPGAFIPVAEKAGLIEHLGRVVMREVFATVKRWKLQGILPGRVAINISPEQFGNPQLIDYLEKLLRATGVDPSCITFELTESAVMSDSEHTQQMLNAIKKLGFTLSIDDFGTGYSSLAYLARFPIDELKIDRAFISDIDTLPKQLTVIENIINLGRSLNLTVVAEGVETQQQATLLSNLNCHSIQGFHFYRPQPKHEVEELFAQNRRHRKSL is encoded by the coding sequence ATGCCTGCTCAAACCTCATCTCAACTCACGCATTGGTTTGCAAAAATAACGTCGCACAGCCCGTTCTTTTTTGCCATCCTCAATGATCAACACAACTATGTGATGGTCAATGAAAGGTATTGTGATATCGCAGGACTTTCTAGTGAAGAGATGGTCGGGATGAGTGATAGCCAGGTTTTGGGTGAACATTTTTATCGCCACCTCAAACCTTTCTATGACCGCGCATTTAAAAATGAACATATCGAATCTGAGTTGACACTTAGTGAGATCGACCTTGAAACCAGCTTACATTTTTCCCTTTCTCCCATCTTGATGAACGACCAAGTGCAGTGTGTGGTGTTTCATGCAATTGACACCTCAGAAAAGCAAATTCTGGTACGTTCTTTAGAAGAATCAGAAAACAAGTACGCGCTTCTCACAACCTTACTGCCCGATGGTTTGATGATGGTGGAAAACGACTGCATCATCTCAGCCAACCCATCTGCGGCTCGTCTGCTTGGTTTTGAAAACTCCCAAAAACTATTGGGGGAGAATTTCTCAAGGCTGTTTATTGATGAGAAAACCAAGACAGTCTTTTCATCACAATTAGCATCACTGCTTACTGAAAAACCGCTGGTCTGCCTGACGGGGCCCAGATGTGGTTTTGAGCGAAAAGTTCAGTTGCACGCTGGCAGCACATTAATGCTCGGTAACCAATCGCAATTGATCTTATTGCAAGATGCGGATGAAGCACCAAAACAACTCTCCGCCACCACCCAAGTCGATGCTCATATTGACAATCTAACAGGGCTGTACAACCGACACGGGTTTACTAAACGCTTAGAGCAATGCATCCAAAATGAAACCCCTTTGGTGTTGCTTTACCTCGACATTGATAACTTCAAAAACATCAACGATTCCCTTGGCCATCACATCGGTGACAAAGTTATCAAAGAAGTGGCTGCGCGCCTGAAACGACTTCTGCCGCAGCAAGCGATACTCGGCCATTTAGGCGGTGATGAATTCGGTTTGATTTTACCTGAGCCAGAACACAACCGTTCGGCGGAAATGCTGGCAGATCGCATCATTTCATTGATCAACCAGCCTTTTGATCTCCACCATTTCAGTAAACGTTTAGCTTGTTCCATCGGTAGCGTACGTTATCCTGGTGATGGTAACGATGCCCGCGTGCTACTGCAAAATGCGGATACCGCCATGTATGAAGCTAAAGAGCGTGGAAGAAATCGTCTCATCAAGTTCAACGATCAGATGAACAAAGAAGCACGTATGCGTCTTTGGTTAGAGATCGAACTGCAAAAAGCGCTGCAACAAAATGGGCTAGAAGTGTGGTATCAGCCGAAAGTCAATGCGCGTGATTTTAGTATCAATGGTGCAGAAGCTTTGGTGCGTTGGAAGCATCCAGTAGAAGGTTATATCAGCCCAGGGGCTTTCATTCCTGTCGCAGAAAAAGCGGGCTTGATCGAGCATTTAGGCCGCGTGGTAATGCGTGAAGTATTTGCCACAGTTAAACGTTGGAAACTGCAAGGCATTCTCCCTGGGCGTGTGGCCATCAACATATCACCAGAACAATTTGGCAATCCACAGCTCATCGACTATTTAGAGAAACTGCTCAGAGCAACGGGAGTGGATCCAAGCTGCATTACGTTTGAACTGACCGAAAGTGCGGTAATGAGCGACAGTGAACATACCCAACAAATGCTCAATGCGATCAAAAAACTTGGTTTCACCTTATCGATCGATGACTTTGGTACAGGTTACTCTTCCTTAGCTTATTTAGCGCGGTTTCCGATTGATGAACTCAAAATCGATCGTGCCTTTATCAGCGACATCGATACACTGCCCAAACAGCTCACCGTTATCGAAAATATCATCAATTTGGGGCGTTCACTGAATCTGACTGTCGTTGCGGAAGGAGTAGAAACTCAGCAGCAAGCGACTTTGCTTTCCAATCTCAATTGCCACTCAATTCAAGGTTTCCATTTCTATCGTCCTCAGCCCAAACATGAAGTCGAAGAGTTGTTTGCGCAAAACCGTCGCCACCGCAAATCCCTCTAA
- the ubiU gene encoding ubiquinone anaerobic biosynthesis protein UbiU, which produces MELLCPAGNLPALKTAIDCGADAVYIGFKDDTNARHFAGLNFSGKKLEKAVQYVHDHRKKIHIALNTFAHPNGFERWTNAVDQAADLGVDALIIADIAVLEYAARKYPHIELHLSVQASATNVKAVEFYHQNFNVKRVVLPRVLSIHQVKQLSRNIPQGVELEVFAFGSLCIMSEGRCYLSSYMTGESPNTVGACSPAKYVRWQETESGLESRLNEILIDKYAAGENAGYPTLCKGRFIAEIEGESKCYHALEEPTSLNTLSLLPELFAANVASVKIEGRQRSPAYVEQVTRTWRAAIDRYLANPSQYHVEPKWDAALANVSEGTQTTLGAYHRQWQ; this is translated from the coding sequence ATGGAACTTCTCTGTCCGGCCGGAAACTTGCCGGCCCTGAAAACAGCGATTGATTGTGGCGCCGATGCGGTTTACATCGGTTTCAAAGATGATACAAACGCTCGCCATTTTGCTGGCCTTAACTTTAGCGGCAAAAAATTGGAAAAAGCGGTTCAGTATGTCCATGACCACCGTAAAAAAATTCATATAGCACTCAACACCTTTGCTCATCCGAATGGCTTTGAGCGTTGGACTAACGCGGTTGATCAGGCTGCGGATCTGGGTGTGGACGCTTTGATCATTGCCGATATTGCCGTGCTTGAGTATGCGGCACGTAAATATCCGCACATTGAGCTGCATCTTTCCGTGCAAGCATCAGCCACCAACGTGAAAGCGGTTGAGTTTTATCATCAAAACTTCAACGTCAAACGTGTGGTATTGCCGCGAGTGCTTTCCATTCATCAGGTGAAGCAGCTTTCGCGCAATATTCCACAAGGTGTCGAGTTAGAAGTGTTTGCCTTTGGCAGCCTGTGCATCATGTCTGAAGGGCGTTGCTATCTCTCATCTTACATGACGGGCGAATCGCCCAATACGGTTGGTGCTTGCTCGCCTGCTAAATATGTTCGTTGGCAAGAGACAGAATCAGGCCTTGAATCTCGCTTGAACGAGATTTTGATTGATAAGTACGCTGCTGGTGAAAATGCGGGTTACCCAACGCTGTGCAAAGGGCGCTTCATTGCAGAGATTGAAGGTGAAAGTAAGTGCTATCACGCTCTGGAAGAGCCAACCAGTTTAAACACTTTGTCACTGCTGCCTGAGCTTTTTGCTGCCAATGTGGCTTCGGTGAAAATTGAAGGGCGTCAACGTAGCCCAGCTTATGTAGAACAAGTGACTCGCACTTGGCGAGCGGCTATTGATCGCTATCTGGCGAATCCTAGCCAGTATCACGTAGAACCTAAGTGGGATGCTGCGCTGGCGAATGTATCAGAAGGCACTCAAACCACGCTCGGTGCTTATCACCGTCAATGGCAATAA
- a CDS encoding U32 family peptidase yields the protein MKYALGPLLYFWPKQDVESFYTQAAASMADVIYLGETVCSKRREMKPQHWFEIAKSLSDAGKQVVLSTMALLEAPSEINVIKKYIDNGDFAIEANDVSAVQMAHEKGIPFIVGPAVNTYNAHTLKLFLKQGMIRWCMPVELSRDWLINTLQQCDDLGIRSQFEVEVFSHGYLPLAYSARCFTARAENRAKDECETCCIRYPTGIQVASQEGQSVFNLNGIQTQSGYCYNLVNDLPSMTGLVDVVRLSPLGIETFHHLEQFKANEQGQNPQLIKNRQCNGYWHQLAGLAVKNN from the coding sequence ATGAAATATGCTTTAGGTCCTCTACTCTATTTCTGGCCAAAACAGGATGTTGAGAGCTTCTATACCCAAGCTGCTGCGAGCATGGCAGATGTGATTTATCTCGGCGAAACGGTCTGTTCAAAACGCCGCGAGATGAAACCTCAACACTGGTTTGAGATTGCTAAATCGCTCTCTGATGCGGGTAAGCAAGTGGTACTTTCCACCATGGCACTACTCGAAGCACCTAGTGAAATCAATGTAATTAAGAAGTACATCGATAATGGTGATTTTGCGATTGAGGCCAACGATGTTTCTGCCGTACAGATGGCACACGAAAAAGGTATTCCTTTTATCGTGGGGCCAGCAGTGAACACCTATAACGCGCACACGCTGAAGCTGTTTTTAAAGCAAGGCATGATCCGCTGGTGTATGCCGGTAGAGCTTTCGCGTGACTGGTTAATCAACACCTTACAACAGTGTGATGACTTGGGTATCCGCAGCCAATTTGAAGTGGAAGTATTCAGCCACGGTTACTTACCACTGGCTTACTCGGCACGCTGTTTCACTGCGCGAGCAGAAAACCGCGCCAAAGATGAATGTGAAACCTGCTGTATTCGCTACCCAACCGGAATTCAAGTAGCGAGCCAGGAGGGGCAATCGGTATTTAACCTCAATGGTATTCAAACCCAGTCGGGCTATTGCTACAACTTGGTGAATGATTTGCCAAGCATGACAGGATTAGTCGATGTAGTACGTTTAAGTCCATTAGGTATTGAAACGTTCCATCATCTTGAGCAATTCAAGGCCAACGAACAAGGCCAGAACCCACAGCTCATTAAGAATCGCCAATGCAACGGCTATTGGCATCAATTAGCAGGGCTAGCTGTTAAAAATAACTAA
- a CDS encoding MATE family efflux transporter: MMNRSIYRQFVRYTIPTVAAMLVNGLYQVVDGIFIGHYVGAEGLAGINVAWPVIGTILGIGMLVGVGTGALSSIKQGEGDPDSAKRILATGLMSLLLLTPFVAFVLWFMADDFLHWQGAQGRVFELGLQYLQVLIVGCIFTLGSIAMPFLLRNDHSPNLATLLMVIGALTNIALDYLFIAWLDWELTGAAIATTLAQFVVTSLGLAYFFSKRANMRLTRRCLRLEWHMLPKIFAIGVSSFFMYAYGSTMVALHNTLMIEYGNAVMVGAYAVMGYIVTIYYLTVEGIANGMQPLASYHFGSRNYDHIRKLLRLAMGIAVLGGMMFVVLLNLFPEQAIAIFNSNDSELMAGAQMGIKLHLFAMYLDGFLVVSAAYYQSTNRGGKAMFITVGNMSIMLPFLFILPKFFGLSGVWIALPISNIVLSTGVAIMLWRDVRNMGKAPQASYA, encoded by the coding sequence ATGATGAATCGATCAATTTACCGACAGTTTGTTCGCTATACCATTCCTACGGTAGCTGCGATGCTGGTTAATGGTCTGTACCAAGTGGTAGATGGTATTTTCATCGGCCACTATGTCGGGGCTGAAGGGCTTGCAGGGATCAATGTGGCTTGGCCAGTGATCGGTACCATCCTCGGTATCGGGATGTTGGTTGGGGTGGGGACTGGTGCGCTTTCCTCGATTAAACAAGGAGAGGGTGATCCTGATAGTGCCAAGCGTATTCTTGCTACGGGGCTAATGAGCTTACTGTTACTCACTCCATTCGTAGCATTTGTTCTGTGGTTTATGGCGGATGATTTTCTACATTGGCAAGGCGCACAAGGGCGGGTGTTTGAATTGGGTTTGCAGTATCTGCAAGTGTTGATCGTAGGCTGTATTTTTACTTTAGGCTCGATTGCGATGCCGTTTCTGCTGCGTAACGACCACAGCCCCAATTTGGCGACTTTGTTGATGGTGATCGGTGCGCTGACCAATATCGCTCTGGATTATCTGTTTATCGCATGGCTTGACTGGGAACTCACGGGGGCGGCGATCGCGACCACGCTTGCTCAATTCGTGGTGACCTCATTGGGGTTAGCTTATTTCTTCTCAAAGCGAGCCAATATGCGTTTAACGCGCCGTTGTTTGAGGCTGGAGTGGCACATGTTGCCTAAGATCTTCGCGATTGGTGTTTCAAGTTTTTTCATGTACGCCTACGGTTCAACCATGGTCGCGCTACATAACACCTTGATGATCGAGTATGGCAATGCCGTTATGGTCGGCGCTTATGCGGTGATGGGGTATATCGTAACGATTTACTACCTGACGGTTGAGGGTATTGCTAACGGTATGCAGCCGTTGGCCAGTTACCATTTTGGATCGCGTAATTATGACCACATTCGTAAGCTATTGCGTTTGGCAATGGGCATTGCGGTATTGGGTGGCATGATGTTTGTGGTGTTGCTCAATCTATTCCCTGAGCAGGCGATTGCGATTTTTAACTCCAATGACAGCGAGTTGATGGCTGGTGCGCAAATGGGGATCAAGCTTCATCTGTTTGCTATGTATCTGGATGGTTTCTTGGTGGTGAGTGCCGCCTATTATCAATCGACCAATCGCGGTGGTAAAGCCATGTTCATTACCGTGGGGAACATGTCGATTATGTTGCCATTTCTGTTTATTTTGCCGAAGTTCTTTGGTTTAAGTGGTGTGTGGATTGCGCTGCCCATCTCCAATATTGTGCTGAGTACTGGGGTGGCGATCATGCTATGGCGTGATGTCAGAAACATGGGGAAAGCGCCGCAAGCCTCCTATGCATAA
- a CDS encoding MarR family winged helix-turn-helix transcriptional regulator, which produces MLEKNLEKMERFAAKVWRRYSKEDPLAQLSFNEYDYLKVIQNAPQAIRLTDLAQALEVSKPSASNMLKKLERRGLVKRVQCEEDARSQLFELTEQAELHLVSEAKVYRILAQQVAQNLSSEEALMLDLLLGKALR; this is translated from the coding sequence ATGCTAGAAAAAAATTTAGAGAAGATGGAACGTTTTGCCGCCAAGGTTTGGCGCAGATATAGCAAAGAAGATCCGCTCGCTCAGCTCAGTTTTAATGAATATGACTACCTGAAAGTCATTCAAAATGCACCTCAAGCGATTCGTTTGACTGATTTGGCTCAGGCATTGGAGGTAAGTAAGCCTTCCGCATCTAACATGCTAAAAAAGCTTGAGCGGCGGGGGTTGGTGAAACGAGTTCAGTGCGAAGAGGATGCCCGTTCACAGCTTTTTGAATTGACGGAGCAAGCTGAGTTGCATTTGGTCAGTGAAGCGAAAGTCTATCGAATCTTAGCGCAACAAGTCGCGCAAAATCTGTCTTCTGAAGAGGCTTTAATGTTGGATCTTCTGCTAGGTAAAGCATTACGCTAG
- the nlpI gene encoding lipoprotein NlpI: MKWFRFPAAVIGLALLSGCASQPESSSQWLYPPMAIPLQASIQQEVQIARLSQLLQRTDLEPEVRAKMLFERGNYYDSVGLRDLARLDFTQSLSINPAQPDVFNLLGVYYTEAGEFDAAYESFDSTLELDPSNEYAVRNRAIALYYGERPQLALEEIQQHYQQDPQDPFRALWLYIIESDVDAVKARADLLERYKQHDEQWGWVLVGLMLDQLSEEVAFKAIISASRENDLLAQRLTEAYFYLGKRYQMQGELAHALSLYKLAISFNVYEYVEHRYSFLELGRIYQQVREEHLARVKAESLTQ, encoded by the coding sequence GTGAAATGGTTTCGATTCCCTGCCGCAGTGATTGGATTGGCTCTGCTGTCTGGGTGTGCCTCACAGCCTGAATCTTCTTCCCAGTGGCTTTATCCGCCGATGGCGATACCACTGCAAGCCTCGATTCAGCAAGAAGTTCAAATTGCTCGTTTGAGCCAATTATTGCAGCGCACGGATCTTGAACCGGAAGTTCGTGCCAAAATGCTTTTTGAACGCGGCAACTATTACGATAGTGTCGGCTTACGTGATTTAGCACGGCTCGATTTTACTCAGTCTTTATCTATCAATCCTGCTCAGCCAGATGTATTTAATTTACTTGGGGTGTATTACACCGAAGCGGGCGAGTTTGATGCAGCGTATGAATCTTTTGATTCCACGCTAGAGTTAGATCCCAGTAATGAATATGCGGTACGCAACCGTGCGATTGCACTCTATTACGGAGAGCGTCCACAACTGGCATTGGAAGAGATTCAACAACATTACCAGCAAGATCCGCAAGACCCGTTTCGCGCATTATGGCTATACATCATTGAAAGCGATGTTGATGCTGTCAAGGCGCGCGCCGATCTGCTTGAGCGTTATAAACAGCATGATGAGCAGTGGGGCTGGGTATTGGTGGGTTTGATGCTCGATCAGCTTTCAGAAGAGGTGGCCTTTAAAGCGATTATTTCGGCGTCACGAGAAAATGATCTGTTGGCACAGCGTCTCACAGAGGCGTACTTCTATCTAGGTAAGCGTTATCAGATGCAAGGAGAGCTGGCCCATGCTCTTTCTCTGTATAAGCTCGCGATTTCATTCAATGTCTATGAATACGTAGAGCATCGCTACTCATTCCTTGAGTTAGGCCGAATTTATCAGCAAGTGCGTGAAGAGCATCTGGCAAGAGTAAAAGCTGAATCACTGACACAATAA